Proteins co-encoded in one Haloarcula pelagica genomic window:
- the gatD gene encoding Glu-tRNA(Gln) amidotransferase subunit GatD produces MNAGDRVRVDRADQTYEGVLLPSSTPDHLAIKLDGGYNVGVDRADADVEVLESDVYDVESAQDEQGQSRIEFDDDLPTVSLISTGGTIASTVDYRTGAVTAQFDAEDVLRAVPDLAGIANYRGRVVANILSENMTPAVWQDLVRAIHEEIEAGADGVVVMHGTDTMQFTAAAIAFMLDTPVPIVFTGSQRSADRPSSDNVMNAVCSVEAATSDCAEVLVCMHADESDDRCALHRGTRVRKNHTSRRDAFETVGARPLGEVDYDTDGDNEVSFRRAYAERGETDLALADDIETDVDLVKFTPGMDASLLEAAAEDSAGIVIEGTGLGHVNTDWIDAIEALDVPVVMTSQCLEGRVCDRVYDTGRDLLEAGVVEGEDMLPGTAKVKLMWTLANTEDVEDAMGESLAGEIQDRSTPWL; encoded by the coding sequence ATGAACGCAGGCGACCGCGTCCGCGTCGACCGCGCGGACCAGACCTACGAGGGGGTCTTGCTCCCGTCGAGCACCCCCGATCACCTGGCGATCAAGCTCGACGGCGGCTACAACGTCGGCGTCGACCGTGCCGACGCCGATGTCGAAGTGCTCGAATCCGATGTCTACGATGTCGAGAGCGCACAGGACGAACAGGGCCAGTCCCGGATCGAGTTCGACGACGACCTGCCGACGGTGTCGCTGATCTCGACGGGCGGTACCATCGCCTCGACCGTCGACTACCGTACCGGTGCAGTCACGGCACAGTTCGACGCCGAAGATGTCCTCCGGGCGGTGCCGGACCTGGCGGGAATAGCCAACTATCGCGGCCGGGTCGTCGCCAACATCCTCTCGGAGAACATGACCCCCGCAGTCTGGCAGGACCTCGTCCGCGCAATCCACGAGGAGATCGAAGCCGGCGCGGACGGCGTCGTCGTCATGCACGGCACCGACACGATGCAGTTCACCGCCGCCGCGATCGCGTTCATGCTGGATACGCCGGTTCCGATCGTGTTCACGGGGAGCCAACGCTCGGCGGACCGGCCCTCCTCGGACAACGTGATGAACGCGGTCTGTTCGGTCGAGGCGGCGACGAGCGACTGCGCGGAGGTGCTTGTCTGCATGCACGCCGACGAGTCCGACGACCGGTGTGCGCTCCACCGCGGGACCCGCGTCCGGAAGAACCACACCTCCCGGCGTGACGCCTTCGAGACGGTCGGTGCCAGACCGCTCGGCGAGGTCGACTACGACACCGACGGCGACAACGAGGTCAGCTTCCGCCGGGCGTACGCCGAGCGCGGCGAGACCGACCTGGCGCTGGCCGACGACATCGAGACCGACGTGGACCTCGTGAAGTTCACGCCGGGGATGGACGCGAGTCTGCTCGAAGCGGCCGCCGAGGACAGCGCCGGAATCGTCATCGAGGGGACCGGCCTGGGCCACGTCAACACCGACTGGATCGACGCCATCGAGGCGCTGGACGTGCCGGTCGTGATGACGAGCCAGTGTCTCGAAGGCCGCGTCTGTGACCGCGTCTACGACACCGGCCGGGACCTCCTAGAGGCCGGCGTCGTCGAAGGCGAGGATATGCTCCCCGGCACCGCGAAGGTCAAGCTGATGTGGACGCTCGCGAACACCGAGGATGTCGAGGACGCGATGGGCGAGTCCCTCGCCGGCGAGATACAGGACCGCTCGACGCCCTGGTTGTAG
- a CDS encoding GNAT family N-acetyltransferase, translating into MSASVRQAREEDYEDVVSVVDGVWDDRETADYVPDVFREWVATDGPSQRTVVVEVDGTVVGLCQAVLLTDYDAYVQGIRVDPAHRGAGHGLSMLGRLFEWASDRGAIVARGMVFSWNDAGLGQAVAAGLEPESAFRWARPTPTEVEPSVSVEHDPAAAWSYWTRSDGRTALSGVTLDTDRSWAVAELTRERVERLADEQAVFAVMGDGTRGMACRVRTTADAGSDGTLAEYAVGTWADTDAADALFDAIRADAAELGVDGTRVFIPETPRHVAEAAYVRANTSDWPTFVLSADLTGT; encoded by the coding sequence ATGTCAGCCAGCGTCCGCCAGGCGCGCGAAGAGGACTACGAGGACGTGGTGTCGGTCGTCGACGGCGTCTGGGACGACCGCGAGACGGCCGACTACGTCCCGGACGTGTTCCGCGAGTGGGTCGCCACCGACGGCCCGAGCCAGCGGACGGTCGTCGTCGAGGTCGACGGGACCGTCGTCGGCCTCTGTCAGGCCGTGCTTCTCACCGACTACGATGCCTACGTCCAGGGAATCCGGGTCGATCCGGCCCACCGCGGCGCCGGCCACGGACTGTCGATGCTGGGACGCCTCTTCGAGTGGGCCAGCGACCGCGGCGCGATCGTCGCCCGCGGGATGGTGTTCTCCTGGAACGACGCCGGCCTCGGCCAGGCCGTCGCGGCCGGCCTGGAGCCCGAGAGCGCCTTCCGCTGGGCGCGGCCGACACCGACCGAGGTCGAGCCGTCCGTGTCGGTCGAACACGATCCGGCAGCGGCCTGGAGCTACTGGACCCGCAGCGACGGCCGGACGGCCCTCTCCGGGGTCACGCTCGACACCGACCGGTCCTGGGCCGTCGCCGAGTTGACCCGCGAGCGGGTCGAGCGTCTGGCCGACGAGCAGGCCGTCTTCGCGGTGATGGGCGACGGCACCCGCGGGATGGCCTGCCGTGTGCGGACGACAGCGGACGCCGGAAGCGACGGGACGCTGGCCGAGTACGCCGTCGGAACGTGGGCGGACACCGACGCGGCCGACGCGCTGTTCGACGCGATCAGGGCCGACGCGGCCGAACTGGGTGTCGACGGCACCCGCGTGTTCATTCCGGAGACGCCGCGTCACGTCGCCGAGGCGGCCTACGTCAGAGCGAACACGAGCGACTGGCCGACGTTCGTCCTCTCTGCGGACCTCACCGGGACCTAG
- a CDS encoding TrkA C-terminal domain-containing protein — MTALGLALQGVVPQNGTLTDQIVGVVAGLLGLAAVAGTLSGTVALVYRWYVRERAPTGLAVLVGLSAVAIYMGTTTALGQVIGGSDDVLAAEAILANLGAFVVGGAGAYTGIRVGERLGTDLFAATGGKEIDADVSEIVRTVGRVTSVTLPDEIDDIVGYDPMPDKTKETLAGRRFLFPRRLTKGDLRERLVSRLKNDYGVGHVDLELRDDGTIEYLAVGSRAAGIGPTLPPATNAVAIRADPANAASAGDLVQVWEPNPLRRVLTGELRGVAGEVVTVAIDAADTQKVDPDTQYKLVTLPVQDRPDREFASLLRAADETLGTATVEASSALDGVTVGALQATVVAITREDAKPEPIPPRSRVLAPGDVLYAIATPDALRRLDAAAAGDDPTEVQTRDGATTGAVPADGDQATDDSSDPQPGADRAETGADEPLPETDDSAPPFTEAVVPSDDTVTEQSAPAETDDYGGADDAPAEGPESEDDPPEPERPADAPSADDTDGADAIPDPSDDDQSLVDALGGTPDGADSGTEPAPGPSPLDDVSADAGDSSTAPDADPDAEPAPDDSPDADGTPSESPADPNGTEAERSADETDTEPSTAGADTDQPAGAAETGASDETNDDTDLLDAFVEDADDEPADEGDLTDADDSDRQTDPAVDTADNIFESLNESDESDVDLDALLQGDEDDVTVWDPEADDPADGEDATADPDADDDTDRA; from the coding sequence GTGACCGCACTCGGGCTGGCGCTCCAGGGCGTCGTCCCGCAGAACGGGACGCTCACCGACCAGATCGTCGGTGTCGTCGCGGGCCTGCTCGGCCTGGCGGCCGTCGCGGGCACGCTCTCGGGAACCGTGGCGCTGGTGTATCGCTGGTACGTCCGCGAGCGTGCTCCGACCGGACTGGCGGTCCTGGTCGGGCTGAGCGCCGTCGCGATCTACATGGGGACGACGACGGCGCTGGGCCAGGTCATCGGCGGTAGCGACGACGTGCTGGCCGCCGAGGCGATCCTGGCGAACCTCGGGGCGTTCGTCGTCGGCGGCGCGGGCGCCTACACCGGGATCCGCGTCGGCGAGCGGCTGGGGACCGACCTGTTCGCCGCGACCGGGGGCAAGGAGATCGACGCCGATGTCAGCGAGATCGTCCGGACGGTCGGACGTGTCACGTCGGTCACGCTCCCCGACGAGATCGACGACATCGTCGGCTACGATCCGATGCCCGACAAGACCAAGGAGACACTGGCCGGCCGGCGGTTTCTCTTCCCGCGGCGACTGACCAAGGGCGACCTCCGCGAGCGGTTGGTCTCCCGGCTCAAGAACGACTACGGCGTCGGCCACGTCGATCTGGAACTGCGCGACGACGGGACAATCGAGTACCTCGCCGTCGGCTCCCGGGCCGCGGGGATCGGGCCGACGCTCCCGCCGGCGACAAACGCCGTCGCCATCCGGGCGGACCCGGCCAACGCCGCGAGCGCCGGCGACCTCGTTCAGGTCTGGGAGCCCAACCCCCTCCGGCGGGTCCTGACGGGCGAACTCCGCGGCGTCGCCGGCGAGGTCGTCACCGTCGCTATCGACGCGGCCGACACGCAGAAAGTCGATCCCGACACGCAGTACAAACTCGTCACGCTGCCGGTCCAGGACCGCCCTGACCGGGAGTTCGCGTCGCTGCTCCGGGCGGCCGACGAGACCCTCGGGACCGCGACGGTCGAAGCCAGCAGCGCCCTCGACGGCGTCACCGTCGGCGCGTTGCAGGCCACCGTCGTCGCAATCACCCGCGAGGACGCGAAACCGGAGCCGATCCCGCCCAGGAGCCGCGTCCTCGCCCCCGGGGACGTGCTCTACGCGATCGCGACCCCGGACGCCTTGCGCCGGCTGGACGCCGCCGCTGCGGGCGACGACCCCACCGAAGTACAGACTCGGGACGGGGCGACGACGGGTGCGGTCCCGGCCGACGGTGACCAGGCCACGGACGACAGTTCCGACCCGCAGCCGGGTGCCGACCGGGCCGAGACGGGGGCCGACGAGCCACTCCCTGAGACCGACGACTCCGCGCCCCCGTTTACCGAGGCTGTGGTCCCGTCTGACGACACCGTAACCGAGCAGTCGGCGCCCGCCGAGACCGACGACTACGGGGGCGCGGACGACGCTCCGGCGGAAGGTCCCGAAAGCGAGGACGACCCTCCCGAACCCGAGCGCCCGGCGGACGCACCGTCCGCCGACGACACGGACGGAGCCGACGCGATTCCCGACCCGTCCGACGACGACCAGTCGCTCGTCGACGCCCTGGGCGGGACACCCGACGGGGCCGATTCCGGGACCGAACCGGCGCCCGGTCCGTCCCCACTCGACGACGTATCCGCGGACGCGGGCGATTCCAGCACCGCCCCGGACGCCGATCCAGACGCGGAGCCAGCGCCGGACGACAGCCCGGACGCCGACGGAACACCGTCGGAATCGCCCGCTGACCCGAACGGGACGGAAGCGGAACGATCCGCCGACGAGACTGATACCGAACCGTCGACTGCTGGGGCTGACACGGACCAGCCGGCCGGTGCAGCGGAAACGGGGGCGTCCGACGAGACGAACGACGACACCGATCTGCTGGACGCCTTCGTCGAGGACGCCGACGACGAACCGGCGGACGAGGGTGACCTGACCGACGCCGACGACTCGGACCGCCAGACCGATCCGGCCGTCGACACGGCCGACAACATCTTCGAGTCGCTCAACGAGAGCGACGAGTCGGATGTCGACCTCGACGCGTTGCTCCAGGGCGACGAGGACGATGTCACGGTGTGGGACCCCGAGGCCGACGACCCGGCCGACGGGGAAGACGCGACCGCCGACCCGGACGCGGACGACGACACCGACCGCGCCTGA
- a CDS encoding ArsR/SmtB family transcription factor: protein MDSAELLDLLGNANRRRILRLLAHKPCYITEISEYLGVSPKAVIDHLQKLEDAGLVTSRTDDKRRKYFSISRNLRLEVRVSPYEFGTKSAYPTNPGFDMSRCRHISIDIGDGGEETLGDLASELERLEQLENELSLAQRWVQGRATEVRDRIDEAVEDGDGRLYAELVSALASGISGVPALAREVEAPPELIEEALDRLAAQNVVEETEDGWQLR, encoded by the coding sequence ATGGACTCCGCCGAGTTGCTCGATCTCCTCGGGAACGCCAACCGTCGGCGTATCCTCCGACTGCTCGCGCACAAACCCTGTTACATCACGGAGATCAGCGAGTATCTCGGCGTCAGCCCCAAGGCGGTTATCGACCACCTCCAGAAGCTAGAGGACGCCGGGCTGGTCACCTCACGGACCGACGACAAGCGGCGGAAGTACTTCTCCATCTCGCGGAACCTCCGGCTGGAAGTCCGGGTCTCGCCCTACGAGTTCGGGACCAAGAGCGCCTATCCCACGAACCCCGGTTTCGACATGTCCCGGTGTCGCCACATCAGCATCGACATCGGCGACGGCGGCGAGGAGACGCTCGGCGACCTCGCGAGCGAACTCGAACGGCTCGAACAGCTGGAAAACGAGCTGTCGCTGGCCCAGCGGTGGGTCCAGGGCCGCGCGACGGAGGTCCGGGACCGGATCGACGAGGCCGTCGAGGACGGCGACGGCCGCCTCTACGCCGAACTCGTGAGCGCGCTGGCCTCGGGCATCTCCGGCGTCCCGGCGCTGGCCCGCGAGGTCGAGGCGCCGCCGGAACTGATCGAGGAGGCACTCGACCGGCTCGCGGCACAGAACGTCGTCGAAGAGACCGAGGACGGCTGGCAGTTACGATAG
- a CDS encoding NAD-binding protein, with product MDQPRDWVGARAAILLPTVVAILSFATGVVNISEAATFGPAAEYVPRSAQRAAGFTGALTGFTLLVGVLGLRRRLRVAWYVTVVLLPVSAAQGLVQSSAVSVPLVVLSLVSIPTMLFNRRRFDRAIDLSTAQLAAGAALIGAQVYGTVGTFALREEFNNVSTLTDAFYYTLVTASTVGYGDVTPTSEQATLFAMSVVVLGTASFAIALGSLLGPAIEKRLSEALGNMTDAQLELFQDHVLVLGYGDLTEPILEELTGAVEFVVITPDPETATRLQQQDIAVLTADPSDEEPLQRAGIEDARAVVAATNDDAQDALALLTAKNLNPAATFVAAATDRENVEKLRRAGADTVISPAVIGGHLIVQSALGRQGMENLADTILEVDEDEPDI from the coding sequence ATGGACCAGCCACGGGACTGGGTCGGTGCGCGTGCCGCGATCCTTCTCCCGACGGTGGTCGCGATCCTCTCGTTTGCGACCGGGGTCGTCAACATCAGCGAAGCCGCTACCTTCGGCCCGGCGGCCGAGTACGTCCCGCGCAGCGCACAGCGGGCAGCGGGCTTTACCGGCGCACTGACCGGGTTCACGCTGCTAGTGGGGGTACTGGGACTGCGCCGTCGGCTCAGAGTGGCGTGGTACGTGACCGTCGTTCTCCTGCCGGTCTCGGCGGCACAGGGCCTCGTCCAGTCTTCTGCGGTGTCGGTGCCGCTCGTGGTGCTGTCGCTCGTCTCGATCCCGACGATGCTGTTCAATCGGCGGCGGTTCGACCGCGCGATCGACCTCTCGACGGCCCAACTGGCTGCGGGTGCGGCCCTGATCGGCGCACAGGTGTACGGCACCGTCGGTACCTTCGCGCTGCGGGAGGAGTTCAACAACGTCTCGACGCTGACCGACGCGTTCTACTACACGCTCGTGACCGCGAGCACCGTCGGCTACGGCGACGTGACCCCCACGAGCGAGCAGGCGACGCTGTTCGCGATGTCGGTGGTCGTGCTTGGCACCGCCAGTTTCGCCATCGCGCTGGGGTCGCTGCTGGGGCCGGCCATCGAAAAGCGGCTCTCTGAGGCACTCGGGAACATGACTGACGCACAACTGGAACTGTTTCAGGACCACGTGCTGGTCCTGGGCTACGGCGACCTGACGGAACCGATCCTCGAAGAACTGACCGGTGCAGTGGAGTTCGTGGTCATCACGCCGGACCCGGAGACGGCAACGCGGCTCCAGCAACAGGACATCGCCGTCCTCACCGCCGATCCCAGCGACGAGGAACCGCTCCAGCGGGCCGGCATCGAGGACGCGAGGGCAGTCGTCGCGGCCACCAACGACGACGCACAGGACGCCCTGGCGCTGCTGACCGCGAAGAACCTGAACCCGGCGGCGACGTTCGTCGCGGCCGCGACCGACCGCGAGAACGTCGAGAAACTCCGTCGGGCCGGTGCGGACACGGTCATCAGCCCCGCCGTCATCGGCGGGCACCTGATCGTCCAGTCTGCGCTGGGTCGACAGGGGATGGAGAATCTAGCGGACACGATCCTCGAAGTCGACGAGGACGAACCCGACATCTAG
- a CDS encoding DUF5802 family protein, translating into MFEQFSRGYYLGRLYVEPHDDAAARMCRDQHERVNRQLYATGEGVERTDLPLVMKLGSQHFTVHGDDGVPADTLAVPHGLLDDQRFENPPDLREVFLAKADHAQQLLSVAGDTPDAGPSWNRTH; encoded by the coding sequence ATGTTCGAACAGTTCTCCCGCGGATACTATCTCGGCCGACTGTACGTCGAGCCACACGACGACGCGGCCGCACGGATGTGTCGCGACCAACACGAGCGAGTCAACCGACAGCTGTACGCCACCGGCGAGGGAGTCGAACGCACAGACCTCCCACTGGTGATGAAACTCGGCTCGCAGCATTTCACCGTCCACGGCGACGACGGCGTCCCCGCCGACACACTCGCGGTCCCTCACGGGCTACTCGACGACCAGCGGTTCGAGAACCCGCCCGACCTGCGCGAAGTGTTCCTGGCGAAGGCCGACCACGCACAGCAACTCCTCTCGGTCGCCGGCGACACCCCCGACGCCGGTCCGTCCTGGAACCGAACACATTAA
- a CDS encoding potassium channel family protein codes for MASLPVEILLGVYLGLLVGIIPALVSGALGFTFKYFTGVTLPGFGVAVLAIALAGVSGGLLALADQSITSLPNAERVITAILVVAMVSLYAHAKGDQIGANFPKRLSLQSLRERKLSTDLADLVGGRDEVRIHVVGEVADMEGYPPLSEPLRAEIRGSEWTFPVDLRIGELETRLADRLKTEHDLGDVAVSIDERGQATVVAAPPFSGLSKRVGDGRHAVSVDAVLPTGLARGDEVTVLTTDAQVRGTVVSARCEGSKPVETPEEPAVDAAEKPPTPVQAPTTDGGQGRLTVGVNRTDAQPLLRASRAKVVVEPRGTRREFELVSLLRRAGSRFQRVPVGTDGALDGRTIGSAQVRETYGVAIVAVRTQGGWRLAPRGDTELTAGDELYAVGPRDALTEFAEGIA; via the coding sequence ATGGCTTCGCTCCCGGTCGAGATTCTCCTGGGCGTCTACCTGGGGCTGCTCGTGGGGATCATCCCCGCGCTCGTCTCCGGTGCGCTGGGGTTTACGTTCAAATATTTCACCGGGGTGACACTGCCCGGGTTCGGTGTGGCCGTGCTGGCGATCGCGCTGGCCGGCGTCAGCGGCGGACTGCTCGCGCTTGCCGACCAGTCGATCACGTCCCTGCCCAACGCCGAACGGGTCATCACCGCGATCCTCGTGGTCGCGATGGTGTCGCTGTACGCCCACGCGAAGGGCGACCAGATCGGCGCAAACTTCCCGAAGCGGCTCTCTCTCCAGTCCCTGCGCGAGCGGAAGCTCTCGACGGACCTGGCGGACCTGGTCGGCGGGCGCGACGAGGTCCGGATCCACGTCGTCGGCGAGGTCGCCGACATGGAGGGGTACCCACCGCTCTCGGAACCGCTGCGGGCGGAGATCCGGGGCAGCGAGTGGACCTTCCCGGTCGACCTGCGGATCGGCGAACTGGAGACTCGGCTGGCCGACCGCCTGAAGACCGAACACGACCTGGGTGACGTAGCCGTGAGTATCGACGAGCGGGGGCAGGCGACGGTCGTCGCGGCGCCGCCCTTCTCGGGGCTCTCGAAACGCGTCGGCGACGGTCGGCACGCGGTCTCGGTCGACGCCGTGCTCCCGACGGGACTGGCTCGCGGGGACGAAGTGACCGTATTGACGACGGACGCACAGGTCCGGGGGACCGTCGTCAGCGCCCGCTGTGAGGGGTCGAAACCGGTCGAGACGCCCGAAGAGCCGGCCGTCGACGCCGCCGAGAAACCCCCGACGCCGGTCCAGGCGCCGACGACCGACGGCGGCCAGGGGCGGCTGACCGTCGGCGTCAACCGGACCGACGCCCAACCCCTGTTGCGGGCCTCACGGGCCAAGGTCGTCGTCGAGCCCCGCGGCACCCGCCGGGAGTTCGAACTCGTCTCGTTGCTGCGTCGGGCCGGCAGCCGGTTCCAGCGGGTCCCGGTCGGGACCGACGGTGCGCTCGACGGGCGGACGATCGGGAGCGCACAGGTCCGGGAGACCTACGGCGTCGCTATCGTGGCCGTGCGCACCCAGGGCGGCTGGCGGCTCGCACCGCGTGGCGACACCGAGCTGACCGCGGGTGACGAGCTGTACGCCGTGGGGCCGCGGGACGCGCTGACCGAGTTCGCGGAGGGGATCGCGTGA
- a CDS encoding DUF7126 family protein, with the protein MNIVLAGSDEHGLGTALADIEADVRAVDIANRPGLEEAGIHDADVYLLTEMRQATSIAVAKDLNPDVRVVIYAEGSLPDFASRQADLVVDPNLLPPEAVAEEL; encoded by the coding sequence ATGAACATCGTTCTCGCCGGGTCCGACGAGCACGGACTGGGTACCGCGCTGGCCGACATCGAGGCCGACGTTCGCGCGGTCGACATCGCGAACCGGCCGGGACTGGAGGAGGCCGGCATCCACGACGCCGACGTGTACCTGCTGACGGAGATGCGCCAGGCGACTTCGATCGCGGTCGCGAAGGACCTCAACCCGGATGTCCGCGTGGTCATCTACGCCGAGGGATCGCTCCCCGATTTCGCCAGCCGGCAGGCCGACCTCGTGGTCGATCCGAACCTGCTTCCCCCCGAGGCGGTCGCCGAGGAGCTATAG
- a CDS encoding ubiquitin-like small modifier protein 1: MEWKLFAHLREAADGDTVTVEVDGEPTVGAALDALREEYPALAEEVSDDGELVDHVRLLVDGEDPFSGGDGLDTIVDEDTELALFPPVSGG, from the coding sequence ATGGAGTGGAAACTGTTCGCACACCTTCGGGAAGCCGCCGACGGCGACACCGTCACCGTCGAGGTCGACGGCGAGCCAACGGTCGGTGCCGCCCTCGACGCACTGCGCGAGGAGTACCCGGCACTCGCCGAGGAGGTGTCCGACGACGGCGAACTGGTCGACCACGTCCGGCTGCTCGTCGACGGTGAGGACCCGTTCAGCGGTGGCGACGGGCTGGACACGATCGTCGACGAGGACACGGAACTGGCGCTGTTCCCGCCGGTCAGTGGCGGCTAG
- a CDS encoding DUF1405 domain-containing protein: MDGERATSAGGRLLPRRYARYYLENTPSLIWLLLVNVVAMLVGVRYYVETMPEVSTFLWPLYADSPAALFLMTLSLATLLPFLGRSLDEVPLSRPLAYLHTIALVWLLKMGLWTVVALNLGFDAYFPAPWAYFGIIVTHLGFVAEGLLVPHYARTTRGALLTALALALANDVLDYGFGYYPPLRYDPGIGLTAATVALSIAAVAVAAWLLPRRSETRE; the protein is encoded by the coding sequence ATGGACGGCGAGCGAGCGACCAGCGCCGGCGGCCGGCTGCTTCCACGTCGATACGCGCGCTACTATCTGGAGAACACGCCGAGTCTGATCTGGTTGCTGCTCGTCAACGTCGTCGCGATGCTGGTCGGAGTCCGGTACTACGTCGAGACGATGCCGGAGGTCTCGACGTTCCTCTGGCCGCTGTACGCCGATTCGCCCGCCGCACTGTTTCTCATGACGCTCTCGCTGGCGACGCTTCTCCCCTTCCTGGGCCGGTCTTTGGACGAGGTGCCGCTGAGCCGCCCGCTGGCGTATCTCCACACGATCGCGCTGGTCTGGCTGCTCAAGATGGGGCTGTGGACCGTCGTCGCGCTCAACCTGGGGTTCGACGCCTACTTCCCGGCGCCGTGGGCGTACTTCGGGATCATCGTCACGCACCTGGGGTTCGTCGCCGAGGGGTTGCTGGTGCCCCACTACGCCCGGACGACCCGCGGCGCGCTCCTGACGGCGCTGGCGCTCGCGCTCGCCAACGACGTGCTCGACTACGGCTTTGGCTACTACCCACCGCTTCGCTACGACCCCGGCATCGGGCTCACGGCGGCGACGGTCGCGCTCTCGATCGCCGCCGTCGCGGTCGCAGCATGGCTGCTCCCGAGACGGAGCGAGACGAGGGAATAA
- a CDS encoding MBL fold metallo-hydrolase, with protein MVQSLGDDVWWYDLTGVNAALVDDGGTLTLIDTGMPWHGDRLIAGLIEAGFERRDVERILLTHYDMDHVGGLSAFERTDATVYVGAADATLVAGDRSPPLGNHKGAFQRLSSALVDPPELPIEPLSDGETVGSFTAYHTPGHTPGHVSYVSESLSAALLGDVVREKGGQFHPSPWYLSYDTCDVRRSITSLVERAPPFEIAVPGHGTPFERGGSDRLADLAARL; from the coding sequence ATGGTTCAGTCTCTCGGCGACGACGTGTGGTGGTACGATCTCACAGGCGTCAACGCTGCGCTCGTCGACGACGGCGGGACGCTGACGCTGATCGACACGGGGATGCCCTGGCACGGCGACCGACTGATCGCGGGCCTGATCGAGGCCGGCTTCGAACGCCGGGATGTCGAACGCATCCTCCTGACCCACTACGACATGGACCACGTCGGCGGCCTGTCAGCGTTCGAGCGGACCGACGCCACGGTCTACGTGGGGGCGGCCGATGCGACCCTCGTCGCGGGCGACCGGTCGCCGCCGCTGGGCAACCACAAAGGCGCGTTCCAGCGGCTCTCCTCGGCGCTGGTCGACCCACCCGAACTCCCGATCGAACCGCTTTCGGACGGCGAGACCGTCGGGAGTTTCACGGCGTACCACACCCCCGGTCACACGCCGGGTCACGTCAGCTACGTCAGCGAGTCGCTGTCGGCCGCGCTGCTCGGGGACGTTGTCCGCGAGAAAGGCGGACAGTTCCACCCGTCCCCGTGGTACCTGAGCTACGACACCTGTGACGTTCGGCGGTCGATCACGTCGCTGGTCGAACGGGCACCGCCGTTCGAGATCGCGGTACCGGGCCACGGCACGCCCTTCGAGCGCGGCGGCTCGGACCGCCTGGCCGACCTGGCCGCGCGGCTATAG